A genomic window from Leptospira andrefontaineae includes:
- a CDS encoding citrate synthase family protein: MAFSSKKPFLNADEAASALGVEVQTIYAYVSRGLLHSESGGNKDRSKRYRREDIEQLLLRREERSQPGKTAKAALSLGQPVLESSITLLGENSLFYRGKDVLELSENGSFEDIACLLWESEETNPFESDWPILSEECNKILKLLEGRPILDISRILLPFLEYEDAKAFRKDPKTFRKTSSSILRYLTLFSSGKKESAGKISETLLSGWNPSRKKEDANFLSKLKLLEAALILSADHELNVSSFTARCVASSEASLYQVVLAGLAALSGPKHGLLTEKAILLLSQASGNKKKDKQLLEEKLRSGENIPGFGHPLYKKGDPRGRKLIQLVERFFSEDAEVQLYLQFLKQIEELIEDYATIDAGLALVSKTLKLPKGTGIGIFAIGRTAGWLAHAMEQYDSGNLIRPRAKYIGNLPQE; the protein is encoded by the coding sequence ATGGCTTTTTCTTCAAAAAAACCGTTCCTGAATGCGGACGAGGCTGCCTCCGCTTTAGGAGTAGAAGTTCAAACTATATATGCATACGTTAGTCGCGGTTTATTACATTCCGAATCCGGAGGTAATAAAGACAGAAGTAAAAGATACAGAAGAGAAGATATAGAACAATTATTACTCAGAAGGGAAGAAAGAAGCCAGCCCGGAAAAACTGCAAAAGCCGCCTTATCCTTAGGACAACCTGTTTTAGAATCGTCTATTACGTTACTTGGTGAAAACTCTCTCTTTTACAGAGGAAAGGATGTTTTAGAACTTTCAGAGAACGGAAGTTTTGAAGATATAGCCTGCTTACTTTGGGAATCAGAAGAAACAAATCCTTTTGAATCAGATTGGCCAATATTATCTGAAGAATGTAATAAAATCCTAAAATTATTAGAAGGCCGGCCCATCTTAGATATTTCTAGGATCTTACTTCCCTTTTTAGAATATGAAGATGCAAAGGCATTTCGAAAAGATCCTAAAACTTTTAGAAAGACTTCCTCTTCTATCTTAAGATATCTTACCTTGTTTTCTTCCGGGAAAAAGGAATCTGCAGGAAAAATTTCTGAGACACTTTTAAGTGGCTGGAATCCATCTAGAAAAAAGGAAGATGCTAACTTCCTCTCCAAACTCAAACTTTTAGAAGCAGCTTTGATCCTTTCGGCAGATCATGAGTTGAATGTTTCTTCTTTTACGGCAAGATGTGTTGCTTCCAGTGAAGCTTCTCTTTATCAAGTTGTACTTGCCGGACTCGCTGCTTTGTCAGGTCCAAAACATGGATTACTCACTGAGAAAGCGATCCTTCTTCTTTCCCAAGCAAGCGGAAACAAAAAGAAAGATAAACAACTCTTAGAAGAAAAATTAAGAAGCGGAGAAAATATACCAGGCTTCGGTCATCCTCTCTATAAAAAAGGAGACCCCAGAGGCAGAAAATTAATACAGCTGGTGGAAAGATTTTTTTCAGAAGATGCGGAAGTCCAACTATATCTTCAATTCCTAAAACAGATAGAAGAACTTATAGAAGATTATGCAACGATTGATGCTGGACTTGCACTTGTTTCTAAGACGCTGAAACTCCCTAAAGGAACTGGCATTGGAATTTTTGCGATCGGTAGAACTGCGGGTTGGTTAGCTCATGCAATGGAACAATATGATTCAGGAAACTTGATCCGACCTAGAGCAAAGTATATCGGAAACCTTCCTCAAGAATAA
- a CDS encoding acyl-CoA thioesterase codes for MTNKAYVVRKIIRMQHCDPGGVVFTPQYFNLFVESIEDWFREGIGFEFSRMVSENRQGIPAMKIVARFYKPSVLGEILEFKVKVKRLRRQNILINVEAICGEEKRCSADFLHGFASLSTLSLTDWPEEVYRKLEEYL; via the coding sequence ATGACAAACAAAGCTTACGTAGTCCGAAAGATAATAAGAATGCAGCACTGCGACCCGGGTGGGGTCGTATTCACTCCTCAATATTTCAATTTATTCGTGGAGTCAATTGAAGATTGGTTCAGAGAAGGGATTGGATTCGAATTCTCCCGTATGGTAAGTGAGAATAGACAAGGTATTCCTGCGATGAAGATTGTGGCAAGATTCTATAAACCTTCGGTTTTAGGAGAGATTTTAGAATTTAAAGTAAAAGTAAAACGGTTAAGACGCCAAAATATTCTCATCAATGTAGAAGCGATTTGTGGAGAAGAAAAAAGATGTTCGGCAGACTTTTTACACGGATTCGCATCTCTTTCTACCCTGAGTCTGACAGATTGGCCCGAAGAAGTTTATAGAAAATTGGAAGAGTATCTTTGA
- a CDS encoding patatin-like phospholipase family protein, which produces MPIIDEYELPSKKSDPGSKFGEVLQGIWLEDEICFAIAGGGCKAFYGLGFGHELKTWGLKLKQVSGVSAGAAMVLSLICGTEEESVSFFERIVRKNPRNFYFTRLFNGEKAFPHEDMYRRTIRFGMDFEKIIRSGAKVFIHTIKAFPKDDSNKNTFRLARLIAETGKAFLEDERDRGKGLHTERTFRVLRNWNMKEVLFTEADFRDPSVIEQIIMNSSSIPPIVSFQNHGKEYYLDGGLTNNLLLEAFPPNAKIIGIHYEPTTIVGKDPHLLDRCFLVTPSKSLPITSFDYTNAKGVREAYEMGKSDALKKKDQILEYLKKDWVKKAEKLRKN; this is translated from the coding sequence ATGCCTATCATAGACGAATACGAACTTCCTTCTAAAAAATCAGATCCTGGTTCCAAGTTCGGCGAGGTCTTACAAGGCATTTGGTTAGAAGATGAGATCTGTTTTGCAATCGCAGGTGGCGGTTGTAAGGCATTTTACGGTTTGGGCTTTGGCCATGAATTAAAAACCTGGGGATTAAAACTCAAACAAGTATCCGGAGTTTCCGCGGGTGCTGCAATGGTTCTTTCTTTAATTTGCGGAACAGAAGAAGAATCAGTTTCTTTCTTTGAAAGAATAGTCCGCAAGAACCCTCGCAATTTTTATTTCACTCGTTTATTCAACGGAGAGAAGGCATTTCCTCATGAGGATATGTATCGTAGGACGATCCGATTCGGAATGGATTTCGAAAAGATCATTCGCTCTGGTGCAAAAGTTTTTATACATACGATCAAAGCGTTTCCTAAGGACGATTCCAACAAGAACACATTCAGACTCGCGAGACTGATCGCAGAAACTGGAAAAGCGTTTTTAGAAGATGAAAGAGATCGAGGCAAGGGTCTACATACGGAAAGAACGTTTCGTGTTTTAAGAAATTGGAATATGAAAGAAGTTCTATTTACGGAAGCGGACTTCAGGGATCCGAGCGTGATTGAACAGATCATTATGAATTCTTCTTCTATTCCTCCTATTGTTTCTTTTCAGAACCATGGAAAAGAATATTATTTGGATGGAGGACTTACGAATAATTTACTTTTGGAAGCATTTCCTCCTAATGCAAAAATTATTGGAATACATTACGAGCCAACTACCATAGTTGGAAAAGATCCTCACCTATTAGATCGTTGTTTTTTAGTAACTCCTTCTAAGTCTTTGCCAATTACTTCTTTCGATTACACAAATGCAAAAGGTGTGAGAGAAGCTTACGAGATGGGAAAATCGGACGCATTAAAGAAGAAGGATCAAATCCTAGAATATCTCAAAAAAGATTGGGTGAAAAAAGCGGAAAAGCTGCGTAAGAATTAA
- a CDS encoding alpha/beta fold hydrolase, whose product MSVILEENIKHLPFPSDFPEVRSKYIDANGQKFFLLESGPKNGKPLLLLHGFPEFSYAWKNQIGYFAKLGFLVIAPDQRGYARSSKPKSISDYGLDILSEDIVSILDAYGISKTDIIAHDWGGAVAYWTLSKFPERFRKACILNVPHPTIMKRKILSDKAQRKKSMYILFFRIPWLPEFLLSRLNFRKLERSLTKTSMKGAFSPEEISLYKDAWAIPGCVKSMLHWYRAAVKNPPKLIRTRKIKVPTRIFWGEKDRFLAKEMAEETLELFSEGSVRFFSKGTHWIHHEIPEILNPELASFLSEE is encoded by the coding sequence ATGTCAGTAATACTTGAAGAGAACATCAAACATTTGCCTTTCCCTTCCGACTTTCCTGAGGTTCGTTCCAAATACATAGACGCGAACGGACAAAAATTTTTCTTACTCGAGTCCGGTCCTAAAAATGGAAAACCATTATTATTATTACATGGATTTCCTGAATTTTCTTATGCTTGGAAAAATCAGATCGGTTATTTTGCGAAGCTTGGATTTTTAGTGATCGCTCCTGACCAAAGAGGTTATGCAAGAAGTTCCAAACCTAAATCTATTTCAGATTACGGACTGGATATTTTATCCGAAGATATTGTTTCCATTTTAGATGCGTATGGAATTTCTAAAACTGATATTATTGCTCATGATTGGGGAGGAGCAGTAGCGTATTGGACTCTTTCCAAGTTTCCGGAACGATTTAGAAAAGCTTGTATCTTGAATGTTCCCCATCCTACGATCATGAAGAGAAAAATTCTTTCTGATAAGGCTCAAAGGAAGAAGAGTATGTATATACTTTTCTTCAGGATTCCATGGTTACCTGAGTTCTTACTCTCTAGATTGAATTTCAGAAAATTAGAGAGATCCTTAACAAAAACTTCTATGAAAGGTGCATTCTCTCCGGAAGAGATCTCACTTTATAAAGATGCATGGGCAATTCCCGGATGTGTGAAATCAATGCTTCATTGGTATCGTGCTGCAGTTAAAAATCCTCCTAAATTAATACGAACTAGAAAGATCAAAGTTCCTACTCGGATTTTCTGGGGAGAAAAAGACAGGTTTTTGGCTAAAGAAATGGCAGAAGAAACCTTGGAATTATTTTCAGAAGGTTCCGTACGTTTCTTTTCTAAGGGTACTCACTGGATCCACCATGAAATCCCTGAGATATTGAATCCGGAACTGGCATCCTTTTTATCGGAAGAATAG
- a CDS encoding SixA phosphatase family protein, with protein MKEIHLIRHSKSDWSDTHLKDKERPLSKRGRKNARFLGKYVEKVSFVTDVALVSPSIRTSETWKILQSFQNITKDIKIVSEIYEAEYSDLLRILRGLPSKINNVVLIGHNPGMEDLANYLLLGNNTDSIFEKFPTSSFISLVTDQKDWSDLGKQSCRLKRFWIP; from the coding sequence TTGAAAGAGATTCATCTCATAAGACATTCTAAATCCGATTGGAGCGATACTCATTTAAAGGATAAAGAACGTCCTTTATCGAAGAGAGGTCGTAAAAACGCGCGGTTTTTAGGAAAATATGTGGAGAAGGTTTCCTTTGTTACAGATGTCGCCCTTGTTTCGCCATCAATCAGAACTTCAGAAACTTGGAAGATATTACAAAGTTTTCAGAATATTACAAAGGACATTAAGATTGTAAGTGAGATATATGAGGCGGAGTATTCTGACTTACTTAGGATCTTAAGAGGTCTTCCTTCTAAGATCAATAATGTAGTTTTGATCGGTCATAATCCCGGTATGGAAGACCTGGCAAATTATTTATTATTAGGAAATAATACTGACTCTATTTTCGAAAAATTTCCCACTTCTTCTTTTATAAGTTTGGTAACTGATCAAAAGGATTGGTCGGATTTGGGAAAACAAAGTTGTAGGCTGAAAAGGTTTTGGATCCCATGA
- a CDS encoding M23 family metallopeptidase, whose translation MRNISKNIFLFISLVLLSSSLHFAKETNQKKKNEAPKKGSVLPKLNQVALNSKPEKKKEEKKPKTVISEQKTSKRLKGEIVEKQEELFSFSLGGRKFAQGELLFLKIKPLPKILDKLGNFTISWEGQELPFTQREGYILTFLPISPEFSKTYGVLELTEKHLFTKNDSKKYEIPIQKTYFATSKVSHLTMDKQYTTDELSEETKTFIKECSDAKAKAFQSKSDLQIATDFEYPVHNPILNSPFYKRRIYNKEKGRPHGGSDFKGGVGDPIYAINDGTVILARSMYYEGNFTVIDHGLEVYSLYMHQSEILVKQGDKVKKGDLIGKIGSTGMSTGPHLHLGLRVLGTMIDPLSVVQTDLVEAKKKTSKK comes from the coding sequence ATGCGTAATATTTCTAAAAACATCTTTCTATTTATATCTCTAGTTCTTCTTTCTAGCTCTTTACATTTTGCAAAAGAGACCAACCAGAAGAAAAAGAATGAGGCGCCCAAAAAGGGTTCAGTTCTTCCTAAGCTGAACCAAGTTGCTTTAAATTCTAAACCGGAAAAGAAGAAAGAAGAGAAAAAACCTAAGACGGTTATCTCTGAACAAAAAACATCTAAAAGACTTAAAGGAGAGATTGTAGAAAAACAAGAAGAACTGTTCTCATTCTCTCTTGGAGGAAGAAAGTTCGCGCAAGGGGAACTTCTATTTTTAAAAATAAAACCTTTGCCTAAAATCCTAGATAAACTCGGAAATTTTACGATCAGTTGGGAGGGGCAAGAACTTCCATTCACTCAAAGAGAAGGTTATATCCTCACCTTTCTTCCTATCTCTCCAGAATTTTCAAAAACATATGGAGTTTTGGAATTAACTGAAAAACATCTTTTTACTAAAAACGATTCCAAAAAATACGAGATCCCAATCCAGAAAACTTACTTTGCCACTTCTAAAGTATCTCATCTTACGATGGATAAGCAGTATACGACTGACGAACTTTCAGAAGAAACTAAAACATTCATCAAAGAATGTTCCGATGCAAAAGCAAAAGCATTTCAATCTAAGTCGGATCTTCAAATTGCAACGGATTTCGAATATCCGGTTCACAATCCGATCTTAAATAGCCCATTTTACAAACGTAGGATCTACAATAAAGAGAAGGGTCGTCCTCATGGTGGTTCCGACTTCAAAGGCGGTGTTGGAGATCCAATCTATGCGATCAATGACGGCACCGTGATCTTAGCAAGATCTATGTATTACGAAGGCAACTTCACAGTGATAGATCATGGTTTGGAAGTTTATTCCTTATACATGCACCAATCTGAAATTTTAGTAAAGCAAGGCGATAAAGTGAAGAAGGGAGATTTGATCGGAAAGATCGGGTCCACCGGTATGTCGACCGGACCTCATTTACATTTGGGACTTAGGGTTTTAGGAACAATGATCGATCCTCTTTCCGTTGTTCAAACGGATTTGGTCGAAGCCAAAAAGAAAACCTCGAAAAAGTAA
- the hpt gene encoding hypoxanthine phosphoribosyltransferase, protein MSKFNNIPFQTLFSEEMIIARVRELGLQIASDYIEKNPIFVCVLRGGVYFFSDLTKAVPIPIELDFIQARSYIGTESSGNVELIKDLDSEIAGRDVLIVEDIVDTGRTLKFLISHILSKKPNSLEIASLLFKEGGEEVGYPIKYVGWNIGKEFVIGYGLDYDGKFRNLPGVFLYSEE, encoded by the coding sequence ATTTCAAAATTTAATAATATACCATTCCAGACCTTATTCAGTGAGGAAATGATTATCGCAAGAGTCAGGGAATTGGGCCTACAGATTGCAAGCGACTACATAGAAAAGAATCCGATTTTCGTATGTGTCTTAAGAGGTGGAGTTTACTTCTTTTCAGATCTGACTAAAGCAGTTCCTATACCTATCGAATTAGACTTTATTCAAGCAAGATCATATATCGGAACGGAGTCTTCTGGAAATGTAGAATTGATAAAAGATCTGGATTCGGAGATTGCAGGAAGGGACGTTCTAATTGTAGAAGATATTGTGGATACTGGCCGTACGCTGAAATTTTTGATCTCTCATATTCTTTCTAAAAAACCCAATTCTCTCGAAATAGCTTCTTTATTATTTAAAGAAGGCGGAGAAGAAGTAGGTTATCCAATTAAGTACGTAGGTTGGAATATAGGTAAAGAATTTGTAATTGGATACGGCCTTGACTATGACGGCAAATTCAGAAATCTACCTGGAGTATTCCTTTATTCGGAAGAATGA
- a CDS encoding citrate synthase/methylcitrate synthase, whose translation MLISEQEKEKIYSPGLEGIPAARTKLSQVDGKGGRLIIAGYPVEEFAGKAVFEETIFTLWNDRRPKPTETSLFSEELRSSRRFSKVIRTIIEEAVYANLPLIDILRIGSAALSLGSQKEDPRKDAMAVLSTFPLIVAWAYRLLKGQAPVLPRQDLDIAANFLYMLNGADPEPRNVRALNTYLNTVCDHGLNASTFAARVIISTQSDMISAVTGGLGALKGPLHGGAPGPALDTVFEIGARENAEKVLREKLKHNERLMGFGHRIYKVRDPRADVLAKAAKILYDTDEKREFYDLAMFVEKTALDLLKEYKPDRILQTNVEFYTALLLHGLGFPTEIFTPVFAMGRAAGWTAHCFEQMKERILRPDAIYTGEDGKVWN comes from the coding sequence ATGCTGATCTCTGAACAGGAAAAAGAGAAAATTTACAGCCCGGGTTTAGAAGGGATACCTGCGGCAAGAACCAAACTTTCCCAAGTAGATGGAAAGGGAGGTAGACTGATCATTGCAGGTTACCCTGTGGAAGAATTCGCAGGCAAAGCAGTCTTTGAAGAAACCATCTTCACACTTTGGAATGATAGAAGGCCAAAGCCTACCGAAACAAGTTTATTCTCAGAAGAACTCAGATCCTCCAGAAGATTTTCTAAAGTGATACGAACCATCATTGAAGAGGCAGTGTATGCAAATCTTCCTTTGATCGATATTTTAAGAATTGGATCTGCAGCTTTGTCTTTAGGTTCTCAAAAAGAAGATCCTAGAAAGGATGCGATGGCAGTCCTATCTACGTTTCCTTTAATTGTTGCTTGGGCTTATCGTTTGTTGAAAGGGCAAGCCCCAGTTCTTCCAAGACAGGACTTAGATATTGCAGCCAACTTTTTGTATATGTTGAATGGAGCTGATCCGGAACCTAGAAACGTTCGCGCTTTGAATACATATCTAAATACAGTTTGCGATCACGGATTGAATGCTTCTACCTTCGCAGCGAGAGTGATCATCTCCACTCAGTCTGATATGATTTCAGCAGTTACCGGTGGATTAGGCGCATTAAAGGGGCCTCTACATGGAGGAGCACCAGGGCCTGCATTAGACACAGTCTTTGAGATTGGAGCAAGGGAAAATGCGGAGAAGGTACTAAGAGAAAAATTAAAACATAATGAAAGATTAATGGGCTTTGGGCATAGGATCTATAAAGTCAGGGACCCTCGCGCAGACGTTCTTGCTAAGGCAGCAAAAATATTATACGATACCGATGAAAAAAGGGAGTTCTATGATCTTGCAATGTTCGTGGAAAAAACTGCCTTAGATTTATTGAAAGAATATAAACCGGATAGAATTCTACAGACCAATGTGGAATTTTACACCGCATTACTTCTTCATGGATTAGGATTTCCAACTGAGATCTTTACTCCAGTATTTGCAATGGGAAGAGCGGCGGGTTGGACTGCTCATTGTTTTGAACAAATGAAAGAGAGGATCTTGAGACCGGATGCGATCTATACGGGAGAGGACGGAAAGGTTTGGAATTGA
- a CDS encoding quinone-dependent dihydroorotate dehydrogenase, whose translation MNSEWKQWVYEKTAKPFFLSIHPESAHYLAQNLLGLSKKLPFVFPVLESLMSYSSDRLKTKVAGIEFANPVGLGAGFDKTGELYPFLSRLGFGSIEVGTITGQGQLGNPKPRIFRYAEDEALINRMGFNNPGADVAEETIRKQKKNCIRGINVGKTKIVSEEDAVDDYVYSLKKLTPYADYAVINISSPNTPGLRNFQKKENFTKLMDGIRSGLGGKFPVPAFVKFAPDMEKEELKGLLELLPDSKLSGVILTNTTIDKSVLTRYPNVEKEGGVSGKPLRQRSTEFVRYAYSILKGSLPIIGVGGINSGEAALEKILAGADLIQLYTGYVYNGPFLPVRILEYLDGVLKKTGARSIGELVGKNKI comes from the coding sequence ATGAATTCAGAATGGAAACAATGGGTTTATGAAAAAACAGCAAAACCTTTCTTCTTAAGCATTCATCCGGAGTCCGCTCACTACTTAGCCCAAAATCTACTCGGGCTTTCTAAAAAACTTCCGTTCGTGTTTCCTGTTTTGGAATCACTCATGTCTTATTCCAGCGATCGTTTGAAAACAAAGGTAGCGGGGATAGAATTTGCAAATCCAGTAGGTTTAGGTGCCGGTTTCGATAAAACTGGAGAACTGTATCCATTTCTTTCTCGATTAGGTTTTGGTTCGATTGAAGTAGGAACAATCACTGGTCAAGGCCAACTCGGTAACCCAAAGCCAAGAATTTTCAGATATGCAGAAGACGAAGCTTTAATCAATCGAATGGGTTTCAATAATCCTGGTGCGGACGTTGCTGAAGAAACAATCCGAAAACAAAAAAAGAACTGCATAAGAGGAATTAACGTAGGCAAAACAAAAATTGTCTCCGAAGAAGACGCAGTAGATGATTATGTATATTCTCTAAAGAAACTAACTCCATATGCAGACTATGCAGTGATCAATATATCTTCTCCTAATACTCCCGGTCTTAGGAATTTTCAAAAGAAGGAAAACTTTACCAAGCTAATGGATGGGATTCGTAGCGGTTTAGGTGGAAAATTTCCAGTCCCTGCTTTTGTAAAATTTGCACCTGACATGGAAAAAGAAGAGCTGAAAGGATTGTTGGAACTCTTACCGGATTCTAAATTATCAGGTGTAATTCTTACAAACACTACTATAGACAAATCAGTCTTAACCAGATACCCAAATGTAGAAAAAGAAGGTGGAGTTTCCGGAAAACCTCTTCGCCAAAGATCTACAGAATTTGTCAGATATGCCTACTCCATCTTAAAAGGAAGCCTTCCTATTATTGGGGTTGGTGGGATAAATTCGGGGGAAGCTGCATTGGAGAAAATTTTAGCAGGTGCGGACCTGATTCAATTATATACAGGTTATGTGTATAATGGACCTTTCTTGCCTGTTAGAATATTAGAATATCTGGATGGAGTTCTTAAGAAAACTGGAGCGAGATCGATTGGTGAATTGGTAGGTAAGAATAAGATCTAA
- a CDS encoding ABC transporter ATP-binding protein: MDKIQNPIISVSNVTKKFKDVTAVSDLSLEIKKGEFVGLLGPNGAGKTTLIEMLEGIQFPDSGKIQILGTSWKESETFLRSNIGLALQETRFMDRATVWETLKLFGSFYKAPESRLHEILELTRLTEKNKSFVNSLSGGQRQRLALGVSIMNKPEILFLDEPTTGLDPGARRDIWKILEDLRAYGTTMILTTHYMEEAEVLCERIIVMDKGRILDQGTLSDLLGKLGGGEIVRFSLENGTDPSTYLPEKGKFKFSWNSDTKEGRINVERITDYLPSMLDSFSKAGIVLKELECHKKTLDDLFLSMTGRGLEE, encoded by the coding sequence GTGGATAAAATTCAAAATCCGATCATATCGGTATCTAATGTAACTAAAAAGTTCAAAGATGTAACTGCTGTTAGCGATCTTTCTCTGGAAATTAAAAAGGGAGAGTTTGTCGGTTTGCTTGGACCGAATGGAGCTGGTAAAACAACTCTGATCGAAATGTTGGAAGGTATCCAATTTCCAGATTCGGGAAAGATCCAAATTTTAGGCACGAGTTGGAAAGAGAGCGAAACATTTTTAAGAAGTAATATTGGTCTCGCTTTGCAAGAAACCAGATTTATGGATAGAGCCACAGTTTGGGAAACTCTGAAATTATTCGGAAGTTTTTATAAAGCTCCTGAGTCCAGACTTCATGAAATTTTAGAACTCACCAGACTTACTGAAAAAAATAAATCCTTCGTGAACAGTTTATCCGGAGGTCAAAGACAGAGATTGGCTTTGGGCGTTTCTATAATGAACAAACCAGAAATTCTGTTTTTAGATGAACCCACTACAGGTTTAGATCCGGGAGCCAGAAGAGATATCTGGAAAATCCTAGAGGATCTAAGAGCATATGGAACTACTATGATCCTCACCACTCATTATATGGAAGAAGCAGAAGTTCTCTGCGAAAGGATTATAGTGATGGATAAGGGCCGGATTTTAGACCAAGGAACTTTATCTGATCTTTTAGGAAAACTAGGTGGTGGAGAAATTGTTCGTTTCTCTTTGGAGAATGGAACTGATCCGAGTACTTATCTTCCTGAGAAAGGAAAATTCAAATTCAGTTGGAATTCCGACACGAAAGAAGGCCGCATCAACGTGGAAAGAATTACAGATTATCTTCCTTCTATGTTGGATTCTTTTTCTAAAGCAGGTATCGTTTTAAAAGAACTGGAATGTCATAAAAAAACTTTGGACGACTTATTCCTTTCCATGACCGGAAGAGGGTTGGAAGAATGA
- a CDS encoding DUF1569 domain-containing protein gives MSDTNFSRKEFIQKAVAVGILTSSATVLESCSNAPAGVKERGLQFSNFSEVNAELEKILLSKAIVPYGEWSPSQILLHCAQSIYYSIKGYPENKSEVFQNTLGKIAFWNFSRKGKMSHDLNAPIPGADVLQSGVSISDSILELKKAISAFSNYTGEFAPHFAYGKLTKQEYELAHAMHIANHLDYVTIG, from the coding sequence ATGTCGGATACTAATTTTTCCAGAAAAGAATTTATTCAAAAAGCGGTGGCTGTTGGAATTCTAACAAGCTCGGCAACTGTATTAGAGTCTTGCTCCAATGCTCCCGCGGGAGTAAAAGAAAGAGGACTTCAATTTTCTAATTTTTCCGAAGTGAATGCTGAGTTAGAAAAGATACTTCTCTCTAAAGCAATCGTTCCATATGGAGAATGGAGCCCGAGTCAGATACTTCTTCATTGTGCTCAAAGTATTTATTATTCTATTAAAGGTTATCCTGAAAACAAATCCGAAGTTTTTCAAAATACTTTGGGTAAGATTGCATTCTGGAATTTTTCCAGAAAAGGAAAGATGTCTCACGACTTAAATGCACCTATCCCTGGTGCGGATGTTTTACAATCTGGAGTTTCAATTTCAGATAGTATTCTCGAACTGAAAAAAGCGATCTCTGCATTCTCCAATTATACTGGAGAATTTGCTCCCCACTTCGCTTACGGAAAACTAACTAAGCAAGAATACGAGCTCGCGCATGCAATGCATATAGCAAACCATTTAGACTACGTAACTATCGGTTAA
- a CDS encoding ABC transporter permease: MKQIYHLVTIQLKEFYREPGILFWAFIFPIAIAGVLGLAFTTKGVPQTRVAIISSSHDASGLSAKIEKAFSNSSGGNSDGLGVIIPQVLTDEDAIKALKRGEINLLVKEDEKGNLEFSFDPSNANAQRDYLLLSNALLTMQGKEQSSSSIRRLDSKGTRYIDYLVPGMLAMGVMNSCLWGVGWNLIEMRMKKLLRRMSATPMNKLAFVMSFFFTRIFVTTVESIIFLTFTFTVFENAFFGSIPAALLIFLTGNFVFACIGIFVGSRAQSAQVGNGLVNAFTFPMMVLSGIFFSYKNFPDIVLPFIKHLPLTLVADSLRAVFIEGAGLAEIIYPCVFMIGIGFFFLGVGLRIFRWS; encoded by the coding sequence ATGAAACAAATCTATCATTTAGTCACGATTCAATTAAAAGAATTTTACAGAGAACCCGGGATTCTTTTCTGGGCATTTATATTTCCTATTGCTATCGCAGGTGTATTAGGACTCGCATTCACGACTAAGGGAGTGCCTCAAACCAGAGTTGCCATTATTTCTTCTTCGCATGATGCAAGCGGACTTTCGGCGAAGATTGAAAAAGCATTTTCTAATTCTTCCGGTGGGAATTCCGACGGTTTAGGAGTGATCATTCCTCAAGTTCTGACAGACGAAGATGCGATTAAGGCGCTAAAAAGAGGAGAGATCAATCTTTTAGTAAAAGAAGATGAGAAAGGAAATTTAGAATTTTCTTTCGATCCGAGCAATGCAAATGCGCAGAGAGATTACCTTCTTCTTTCCAATGCTCTTTTGACCATGCAAGGAAAAGAACAATCTAGTTCAAGCATCCGAAGATTGGATTCAAAAGGAACAAGATATATTGATTATTTGGTTCCTGGAATGCTTGCCATGGGAGTGATGAACTCCTGTCTTTGGGGAGTTGGTTGGAATCTAATCGAGATGAGGATGAAAAAACTTTTAAGAAGAATGTCCGCAACTCCAATGAATAAGTTGGCATTCGTAATGTCCTTCTTCTTCACTCGGATTTTTGTCACTACTGTAGAATCTATCATCTTCTTAACGTTTACATTTACAGTTTTTGAAAATGCTTTTTTTGGTTCTATTCCAGCGGCACTTCTGATCTTTCTAACTGGAAATTTCGTATTTGCATGTATTGGGATTTTTGTGGGATCCAGAGCACAAAGTGCTCAAGTAGGGAATGGACTAGTGAACGCATTCACATTTCCGATGATGGTTTTATCCGGGATATTCTTTAGTTATAAAAACTTTCCGGATATAGTACTTCCTTTCATAAAACATCTACCTTTGACCTTGGTGGCGGATTCTTTACGAGCTGTATTTATAGAAGGAGCCGGACTTGCAGAGATAATCTACCCATGTGTGTTTATGATCGGGATCGGATTTTTCTTCTTGGGTGTTGGGCTTCGTATATTTCGCTGGTCTTAA